A stretch of DNA from Columba livia isolate bColLiv1 breed racing homer chromosome 11, bColLiv1.pat.W.v2, whole genome shotgun sequence:
ctccttctctgcagacattccaacccgcctggacaccttcctgtgtaacctcatctgggtgttcctgctccatggggggattgcactggatgagctttccaggtcccttccaattcctgacattctgggaaaagcagaagaaacgTTTCAGGGGCTGGCACGTCAGGTCCAATGCTGGTTTTGGACTGGAAGCCAGAGCTCTTCTGACAGAGGAGCCAGCGCTTAGGATCATTTTGGAGCTGCCATTCGTATCAAATCCCATCTCTATGATCCGCAGCGTAACTCAAGCCCGGGAGAGGGGGTGGCAAAGTCCGTGCCCTGGCAGGACCCCCTCGCCCGGGAGCCCCAGCAGCCATGAGGTGGGTAGAGCCACCCCCGTAGCAAAGCAGGGCCCCAAGACGGCCAGCGTGCGGGACAGCAAccccctttcttcttcctcaagCTGCTTCTAGGGAGGCTCCCCGCTGCAGGCTGACACCTCTGCTCCAGCCGCCGAGGGCGCGGGCAGGCAGCGCCCAGCCCCCCGCCGGGCGGGAAGCGGACGGAACATGGCGGCCCCTCCAGGCCCCGTTTCCCCCGCCTTTCCCCGCGCCGGCGCGCATGCGCAGCAGGCGGCACAGAGGCCGTATCCCTCCGCCAAGCCCCTTTTGTCGGGGATATTTGTTTAATAAGATAATTCCCGCACCCCATGGTAAGTGCCGGGCGCCCCTCGAAGCGCTGCCCGCGGGCGGCCCGTGCCGCCTCTCGCCCGGGCGCGGGCCGGCGGCGGGGCAGCGCGGAGCGGCGCCCCTCCCCTCCGCTCTCCGTGTCCCTCCGCCGAGCGCAGCGGGGACTTTTGTGTGGGGCTTTTGGGCGCCGATGAGCGGCGGCCTCCGGCGCCCCTGGTTGttgtggcggcggcggcggccgggccggcaGCACGGTAAGGCCCCATTCCTGCGCCCTGTCTCTCCCTCACCCCCCCGGGCCGGCCAAGCTTTTCCAGGTCAGTCTGTGCCTTTGTATAGGGCCCTGTTACCGGATGTGGAAGTTGATCTCTTCGCTGGTAAAAAATAATTCCACTTCCCCCGGAACCCGGCGCCGCGGCTCCCTCCGCAGCGCCCAGCCCAGCCAGGATTTCCTGTTGGGGAGAGCGGGCGCGCTGGCCGGCCTTCCGGGGACCCCGCCGCGCGGGGGGCGCGGGCAGCGCGGGGGCGGCCTGGGCCCGTGTGGCGGCCTGGGCGGCCCGCGGGGCGCCGGGCGCGGcctgtggggcaggggctgcgccggggccgggggccTCCGCGCGGCCGGCGGGGTGTGGGGACGGGTCGCCTCGGGGCCCTGCGGCCGCCACACGGGCCCGGGCGAGCGCGACGCGCCTGGCGAGGGGCCCAGGCGCGGAGGGGCAGAGCGGCGCCCGGCTCGTCCCGCGTGTTTCCCGGGCGGGCAGCCCGGCCTGGGCCGCGTGGGGCCTGGCGTGGGGCGGGGTGGCCGGTCCTTGTCCCGGCCCGGCGCCCCGGGGCGGCCGAGCTGCGAGCAGGAGTTGGCGCCAAAGGTGCCCTGAGGAGACGCAGCTCCGGCGGGGGGAGCGCGGCCCCCCGGGGTCCCTCACCCGAGTCTGTAACCCGTGCTTTCGGCTCTCAATAAAGCGTACGATGGGAACGTGAACGTGGGATGAGATGTGTTAGTTCGGACTGTTCTGTTCTTTCCCGGTAGTGGAAGTAGTTTCTGTTGGTGACACGCTGTCTGATGGCGCGTCGCTGAAATCCCCTGTAGGAAGAAGTCAGCTGTGCTTAGTTTTTAACTTAAAGCAGTTGCGTGTTGCCCTTTATCCTGCTTTCTGAGGTAGCTTTTATTTAATGGGAAATGCTGCATATTAGACTGGAACGTGCTGAAAGTTGTGAATGCACACCTTTGAGTACTTTGGcttcatgttttttaaattgttcatGACTTCTGAAGCGTTAGGAAGATTGAGCAGTTTGGTTGAGGTGTGTGTGCACGTAGAAATAACTGCGTGCACGTGAATCTGCCGTGTAAATAAGGTTGAGTGTACATGGCAGGTCAGCATACACTAGATATGCACTCTTGCTCATAACCCACTTCCTTTGCTGAAAACAGTTTGTTTTCTAGGGGTTTTCTTTAAGCCTATGTGCCAGATAGAGACTGTTGAAGAAGATTCTTCATAATAAAACAGATGCCTTAATTAAGagtgattttttgtttgaggATATTTTCAAGCAATTTGAGACACACTCTTAAAGCTGTAGTACAGTTCAAAGGCTACATGACAAGCCCTTAGATTCTTCAGGTCAATCATAGCTGCTGTAATGTGACCTTTTTTGTATCTAGGGCCAAGCTTATCTCTGAAAGCTTTGTAGCTTGTTGGCATTGTCAATCCAAATCTTGGTTGGTGCCAATGGTTCACCCTTGTTgcataataatatttttcagatgttgCATTATGTTGGAGATAATGGCCAAATTTGTGCTCTCCTTTTAAGGACAAGCCTTTTCTACCATCTGCATATTTATTGGAGCTGCATTGGTGGTTGCtgataatttaaattaatgaatGAACCTAATTGGAAGACAGACCCGCATTAATACAGCCTTGAATATCTTAAACGCTAAGCTATTCAACAACATTCTTGGTATTCTGATCTCTTTTCTCAGATCAGGTGTTTTTCATCTCATACATACATGAAAGTCATGTTGCTGTTTAAACAAACTAAAGAGAAtttagttaaaaacaacaaaatcataGAGGAAAGTTGAAAGTGCTGGAATTAAAGCCAGTTGCAATTGATATATTAGTGTAGTTGTCATTGTCATCATAGAAGTGTGAATGCTCTAAGCCTATGATATTTCTATTAAGGTTTGAACTATGACATGTGAAATCattgtaaaaatacatttggaagGGTATGATTCCCTTAGGAAACAATACAGGAACTTTCTGATTTTATCCTATGTAAATCGCTATAATCAGTATTAAATTATATATAAGGTAAAGTCATACACTCTTTAAAAGATGCTAGCACATGGAAATACACCTAGACTTAATGCAGACGTTCTGGTTCCTTTAAAAGTTACAAAATTGTAATTGAAATAAACTTTGAAGCGGTTCAAGTGTTGCACTGTTATAGTgggatgtaaaaaaaaaaatcaagttgaTCCTATTATTTCAATTCTAATAATTATCAAAACTAAGTGCGTGGTTAAAGATTTAAATAGTTATTGCTAACTAtgctcaaaaatattttttaccatGGTATGGATAGGCATATAAAGTTAGTTAGAAATTGCTATATTAAAATTCTAGCAATGCTGTGCAAGATTGAAATGTTGATAGCATTTCTGAAGGTCAGGTCTGAGGAAGCaggtggatttttgtttttaaaatagtggAAAGAAAATGACATTCTAAAAAGGACATTCTTCTTCCAGATGTAATGTGTGTGAGAGGTGATGGGTCTCAAGGTGTCTTCCAAGAAAGATTCCGCTGCTTGTCACTTTAGTAGGGAAACGTCTTTAATTAGAGGTTTTTTTGAACTTTGTCTTGGGGTTTTTAGGAATGATTGCAGATCCTTATCGTAGAGACTGTGTACATTGATTCACTTTATGTTGCAGTAAATTGCAGTGCTGCAGTCTATGCTCTTGCAGCCCAAGTATGTCTCTGTTAGGGACATGCCTTGGTAGAGGTGCGCTGGTGGCTGCCAGATCTCTGTTAGCAGGTATTTTGCAACAGCAGGTTTGTGCCTGTTGATTTTGACCAGCTGATGTTCCCACTGCAGTGGCCAGGACACCAGACTGAAAGGTGCTGCAATATCTTAAACCAAACTCTTTATCTTCCTTTGGATTGCAGACTCTGCTGCTCTGTTGCCTGTAGGCTGTGGTGTGGAACCTCAGGCTGCCCaaactgcatgtttttcagcttCTCGCCCTCCCCACAGAGCCCATTTCTTACACAGTTCTGCCAAAACTCTGGTCAGGTGTTGTTATATACCCCTCTGGTAACAGCATGGTGTTCAGAGTTTCACAGACTGTATAAAAAGTCTAAGATGAATACAAAACAGCTGTATGATTTCTTTTTGAACGGAAGtaaaatagcaataataatttGATCTATATTTTAAGTACCAGTTAATTGTTTCATCTGGCTAATGACATTGTACAGAAAGCATTGCAGTAATGAAATGTGGACGTTCAGGAGGTGGTTAATGCAAAGAAGTCCAAACCCAGCAGCAACTCTTCCCTATTTACTCAATTGTAGACAAACCCTCTGTTCTCACAGTTGTGTAGGAGCTGTTAGAAGTCTGAAAACACACTCAGATTGCCACAACTGTAATATAGAGCCAGTGATGTTTTTATTGCCTGAAAGAATCCTTGTACAAAGCGTTACCCAGCTGTCATGCTCACCAAGCTGGGTGGAAGGGACACAATTACTGAAGAGTCCCCACTAACACGGTCCAGTGGGGTTGATTTGTAGCAACTGTAGTGAAGTAGCAGCGGTGCTTAACTGAGAGTGCTGCTTTGAAGTGGAAATCTCATTTCAATTTTAAATGTGCTTTATTGTACTATATATAGAACTTTGCTCTTGATAGTATCTCTGTGGTATTGTAGTATTACTAACTGATCTCAGGAGAACAGCTGAAGAATTTTTCTGAAGAGTTTCTCAGTGTGTCCCAGTACTGGCAGTGCAAGAGCATGGTGGGCAGCGTGGGGCGTGTTGTTACATGAGGGTTTCCTGATCTTGCAACACTGGTCCTTGGAATGCTTTGTCAAGTAGAAATCAGCTTTGGGCTGACTACTTCAGAGAGATTTTGTGAATGCTAGTATTTGTTGGTTAAAAGTGACTAAATGTGCATGGGTTTTGTTGGAAAGGCATCTTCAGTTGCTCTTGTTAGTGCTTAGTGACGTATTACGTGATTTTTTTAGTTCATCAGCGTAGTTTTGCTGCGTTTTTGACTTTCTTCCACTAGATGGCCCAAGCATGCTTTCAAGTACCCCATGAGAGCTGAAACTTTTAcctcatttctaaaataaatttgtgttGTTTTATAATAACTGAAGTTAAAATTCTGCATCATGAAACATACGTCAACTTCTGTGATGCTTTGTGcttgtttaaaatacaaacacttTGTATCAACCAGGAGAGGATTGGTTATTGGAAGTAATATATAGTAATGAAGGTTATGTCATGTATGATCTTCCATGTCCCTCTTTTTCCTTGATTAGAACATTTGTTATTGAGTGTAGTACAATGCTGGTTAGTTTTGCATTGGGATGAGAACTGCTGTagtgtcactctgacagtgtgTTCAGCAGCAGTGCTTCAGAGACACTCTGAAAAGTTGTCAATGTCAGGCTGAAGTTTGTCCCCAACATCTCCTGGGAGTGAGACTTGTATTTTGCAAGACATAAAGTATAAGCTTGTTATCAAGGCTGCCTTTTGGTTAGTGGAAAAAGACACGTATACACAGAAGGCAGCTCTCCCCCTGAGGATGGTCAGATGCTGGAATGGGGCTGAAGAACTGGTGGGGTGTTCATCCACAGAGACATTCAGACCTCGACAGGATGGAGCCCTGCGCAGCCAGAGCCTGTTGGGCCAGCTTGGACTGGGAGGTAGAATTTGGTGACCTTGAGAGGTCCCCTGCAGCCTTAATTATTCTGTCATTCCAAAAGGAGACTTTGTTAGTTCCTTTTCTCTATTggtgtttaaaatataaatataaggGAAATGAATTGTTGCCTTTCTGAAAGGGTTCCTAATTTCAGTATTTGGCATTACGTTCCAAATTCCTTTTGCTTCTGAGGACCTTGATGCGGTGGTACTAGACCACCAGCAAAAGTATGCGTGTCTGCATGTGCTGCTTTCCTCCTTTAAttgccacaaaacaaaaaaaggtgcCATATAAATACAGTGCTATATTCCTTAATTTCACTGCTGCACTTGCCAAGTGCCCTCTCTGTCCTATTATTGTTTTATGTcattagtcttagtgtctcccTTGAACAGGGATAGTACATATTTTCTTActcctatttttctttatggaaGAGAGTCAGCTGTTGTCCCTTCCTCTGCATCTGACTCTGtgctcctttttccttccttttcccattgTCAGTATTTGTCCTGTCCTGCCACCTTCCtgcttctcttcccttttctggCTGGCGACAAATCAACATGTCCATGTGTACTAGAAGGATGGACATAAATGGAGCATTACCTTGGTGAAGGGGATATTGCTGCCTGCAGTCAGTTCTGTAGACAAAGAGGTAATCTGCTCCGGTTCATGGCTCTACTGATACACGTTGGAGTTCTGCATTTGCAGTATTTCCATCttcctttctaatttcttcaaAAGTCAATAGCTTTCAGGTTATTGAGCAACATACCACATGCATTTTGCCAGTTGAGCCAGGTGCAGAGAGCTTTCTAAATACGTTGGTTTTGTGATAAAAGTGTATGTTTaagaaaagagattaaaaattaTCCTATTGGGATTTCTTTCTGAACTGATATACTCTAAGTAGGAAATTGGCTGCATGGCCTTGGAACTGCTGTTATTAGTAATGCACACTTAATTTTGCTTGTGACTGGAAACAACTGATGAAAGTAACTCCATTCTTAGCATCCTCATAGCGGAAAATATGTGTAGAACTAAAACGTTAATGATATGTTTTGGTTAGTAGTGTGAATTATGGGTTAgttataatttttctctttactgAACAAATGTAATAGCAAGTATGAAATAGAGTGGGTTTAGAAAAAAGTTATACTAGGAAATCTTTGCAACAGAAGCATAGATAAGTGTCATTTGTCTACATATAGTTTTGTGTGCTCTGTATTATATGAAATCTTGAGTGCTGTGAAGGGGTGATTATCTAAAGGTGATGTGAGTTTTTCAGCTGGTATCTTGGTCACGTCTCAAGCAAAATTTTGCACGTAACATGTTTTTAGTAACTGTAGACAGTTGAAGCAGGcattaatgtttgttttcagggaTTTTAGTTCATATATCTGATGCAAATAGTACAATAATATATGCCTTTTGCATCATTTTATAGCTAGGAatacagaaattatattttagaGTGAACAAAATGATGTGATGGTGATGGACAGGATGTCAGAAAGGTGGTGTGTTTCATACCTATTTAAACATGTTTACATGGTGGTACATACCTCTTAAATACCTGTAGGCATTGTGGAGAGGTGAGTGTAGTGCCTTGGCATGTGTGTTGTAGCAGCCGGGCTGTAGCGCTGTTTGAAAGCTGGACAAAGCTGCAGCAGGTTGCAGTATCAGGTGAGAGCTTCTGAACCACTTTCTGCTGTAAGAAAGGTGCATCCAGTCCAGTTTAAATTTAGTTGGATATAACTTTGCACCTGCTATGGTCACAGCACTGTGATACTGAAATCTTCACCCTAGTCTGTTCTGTTTGGCTGACAAAAGTAATTCTGAAATAAAGCTGCTTATTGCCGTCCGTAAAACATGTTCTCATAGCTAAAATACCAACCCCAGGTTTTGAACTTTTCAGAGTAGttcagaaagaataatttttaaaaattatagcaGCATTTGTGTACTTAAAATAGTattaatgttttgattttttccttctattccTTTATGTCCTTCACTAGATGTCACTAGTAGACTTGGGAAAGAAACTTTTAGAAGCTGCACGAGCAGGTCAAGATGACGAAGTTCGGATTTTGATGGCAAATGGAGCACCTTTTACCACAGACTGGGTAATAAAACTTTTGCAGTGTTTGGTAACTCTGGTTACTTTTCTcacctgaagaagaaaatgggaTTATTACCGTTCAGCACTTATGTAGCAAGCCTTGGGACTTTGTTCTTGGAATTCTGCAGTCACATCATCTAATGTctaattcaaaattaaaatatttcttcatatgACCTCCTCCTGATTTTAGTAAGTGTGTGAATGAGCTTGCTCTAGTAGCTTTTAAGATGAACTTTGGTTAATGGGAGAAAGCAGTAATCATCCTCCTAGGTATTGTGTTTATGCATTTAGGATAGTCAGAGGCCTGCATTGAGAAAGCAGTCCCAACTACATCGTATGTGCAGCTGAGAATTCCCTGAAATAGGGGCTCTGAGTTGTCTTGTGGAGGTGCCTGGTTTTAAATAGGCTGTATAAGGAAGTCAGGGACCTAAAATTCTAGGGTATTTACAAGCCCTTAAGAGCCTTAAGCTACTTAATGACCTAACTTCCAAGTTGACTCTGTTCTGAGCAGGAGATTGGACTTAAACGActttcagaggtcccttccaatgttGGTGTAACATGTTGACCAACACTAAAAATAGGGGTTGGCCCCTTGAAACATTGTGCttcacaaagacagaaaaaacataGAACAGACATCCAAAGTTGCTCCCAGTGAGCTGAGCGAGCTGGTTTTTGTGAttgttgaaaacaaacaacaaccctAAATAtgaaacaaccaaccaaaaccaaacaaaaaactacaaacaaaaaaacctctttttcctctttgcacTCTGTAAAAGCCCTGACAGCTTCTTTCCTTGAGACTGCAAGGGAAAATGATTTTGAAGTGGTGGCCTGACACCTGAGTTTGATAGCTGCAGCATAAGAAGAAGTACTTCATGCCAACATCTGTTAAAACTGAGCCTTTTCTGTTACATTACAGTTGGGAACATCTCCACTTCATCTAGCAGCACAGTATGGCCACTACTCAACAACGGAAGTGTTGCTGCGAGCGGGTGTAAGTCGGGATGCCAGAACCAAAGTGGACAGAACTCCATTACATATGGCAGCATCAGAAGGCCATGCCAGCATAGTAGAAGTCTTACTTAAGGTAAAGACTGCTGAAATAAGCTCTGAGGCAGGGATATTACAATGGTTTATGATAAAATTTTTGCAATTTCCTTTTAGTCATTAAACCAACATTGAAATGATATGAATATTTGTGCTATGTGCATtgaatgctttcttttctgtttcaagaTATACTGCTTCCTAATTTGAAATTGTGTGAGTAACAGCTTTTAGAACCAAGAAGTTGTGTTTTAGGGAGTCTTAAATCCTTTgaagtaaataatttgtttggtAGTTAGATTAAAGTACTTTTAATAAATTCATAAATGTAAGATAACAGGACATTACTGCTAGAGAAAGACAATTTTGGGCTTCATTCTGTGACCAGTATTATTGAATTCCGATACTTCTAATGACATAGTTTATTCAATGATCTTGTTTGTAGCACGGTGCTGATGTAAATGCAAAGGACATGCTGAAAATGACTGCACTTCACTGGGCTACTGAACATAACCACCAAGAAGTTGTAGAACTTTTAATAAAGTACGGAGCAGATGTTCACGCGCAGAGTAAATTTTGCAAAACGGCATTAGATATTGCAGTAGACAATGGAAATGAAGACCTTGCAGAAATATTACAGGTAACTTTTGATTCATGATGTTATGGAAACTTAGAGcaaagtatttgttttcacaTGGGATAAATTAAGCTTTTAATATAGCAGCTGTGAGACCATGTATTGACTGATAATGCTGAACTCCAGGCTAGTTCATGACATGGAAATAAGATTAATGTTAGTAAACGTTAGCTGACCGAAGAGCATTCTCACTACCTACAAAGTCAAGGATAAGTATCCTTTATTTCCTTAGATTTCAGCGTTGTAGTACACAGAACTAGGTGGAGTCTTCACAAGCAAGGCATAAAACTTAACACCCTGCTCTGCCAGTATGTTTTGCCTATACCCTGGCATTCATTTACCTTCATGTATGGACAATAATTACTGAACAACTGGAGgtcaggagaggagaagagatggcAATTTTTCCAGAATTAGAAAAACAAGGATTGAATTGTTGAAGTGACTGGGATTTGGATTATAGTAGATAATTCCATGGAAGTGTGTGCTCATTGTTCATGTTTCTGAAGGTAAAATAAATGCTAAGCATTATTGAGAACGgaatagaaaacaaatgaaaaatacctaTATGCCACTGTATCAATCTGTTGTTCCCCTGCATCTTGAACTGTATGAATTTCTGGTCTGTTCCCTTAGCTTCCTCTTAATTGCAGAAAGGATGTAGTAAATAAAAGTCAAtaattcaaagaaaggcaaaaagaaaaatgccatcTACAGTTAATGGGAATTACTAAGCTGTCAGAGCTGATATTCTTGGCATGTAGCTGCCACAAGTCTTTGTTCTTCAGGCCTCTATTTTAGATACTTGAGCTTGCACATCTACAAAAGGGCCTTGCCTTTATATGGTcttctttgtttaaaagaaatggtAAGGTGAAGTAGCAGTCTGTTGttattctctttctcttcaACAGACTTTTTTGTCTTTAGATTTCAGCCAGAAAAAAGTTTCTCATGTACTTACACAGGGCACAAGATGCGACGTGATGTGTGTATATTGCAGGAGCCTAACAAGGGAGATACTCCCTGTTTGAGTGGAATGTGCAATAATTCCAGTTCTTACAAGGTAAATAGCTTCTTTACACCTACAATTGGAATGATATTATTACCTTTGTCTCCTAGATTGCAATGCAGAACCAAATCAATACAAATCCAGAGAGTCCGGACACTGTGACAATACATGCAGCAACACCACAGTTCATCATTGGACCTGGAGGGGTGGTGAACCTAACAGGTCTGGTATCTTCTGCAAATACATCAAATGGAACAGGTATTTAGATGTCTATAGGATAGCTAGTGGGATTTTATACTTTAATCGGTTATCACTGTTTAGTGAAAAGGCTTGAGGAAAACCAGTGGTAAGAATAATTACCATGCTcctcttcagtgtttttcatgTGTTGTAAATATCTAGGTACTTAAAAGAACAGTCTTCACAGAGGTAAATTATCAGAAGTTGTGTTTGCTTAACAAGCTTGCCTTCAGAATAGCCGTTTGGTTTAGCAGAATGTTGCTgagaacagagtgtgtgttagaAGCTTCAGtgcaataataaaaaaggcaCTTCACTGGTTTTaaatttaagcttttttttttttttccatcctccTAGATGAAACAGGAGTGTCTGCTGTACAGTTTGGAAATTCATCGACATCAGTATTAGCCACGTTGGCAGCTCTAGCAGAAGCATCAGCTCCTCTGTCTAATTCTTCAGAAACACCAGGTTAGAAAGCTATTTATggggatatttttcttttatatagaATAACTTCTTTTTAGACAATATCTCCATTTTTGTTTCAAGGTCTGAAGAAGTCCAAATAACTTTTCCTTCCAGAACTAAAAACGTAATGTTGAgcttgaaactgaaaaatgggGGCTGTTTTCCACACCAGCTAGTATTGGCATTGGAAACATGGAAATTTTGGCGACACTGGTCTGTCTTATGG
This window harbors:
- the GABPB1 gene encoding GA-binding protein subunit beta-1 isoform X7, with amino-acid sequence MMSLVDLGKKLLEAARAGQDDEVRILMANGAPFTTDWLGTSPLHLAAQYGHYSTTEVLLRAGVSRDARTKVDRTPLHMAASEGHASIVEVLLKHGADVNAKDMLKMTALHWATEHNHQEVVELLIKYGADVHAQSKFCKTALDIAVDNGNEDLAEILQIAMQNQINTNPESPDTVTIHAATPQFIIGPGGVVNLTDETGVSAVQFGNSSTSVLATLAALAEASAPLSNSSETPVVATEEVVTAESVDGAIQQVVSSGGQQVITIVTDGIQLGNLHSIPTSGIGQPIIVTMPDGQQVLTVPATDIAEETVISEEPPVKRQCIEIVENRVESAEIEERETLQKQLDEANREAQKYRQQLLKKEQEAEAYRQKLEAMNRLQTNKEAV
- the GABPB1 gene encoding GA-binding protein subunit beta-1 isoform X4, with protein sequence MMSLVDLGKKLLEAARAGQDDEVRILMANGAPFTTDWLGTSPLHLAAQYGHYSTTEVLLRAGVSRDARTKVDRTPLHMAASEGHASIVEVLLKHGADVNAKDMLKMTALHWATEHNHQEVVELLIKYGADVHAQSKFCKTALDIAVDNGNEDLAEILQIAMQNQINTNPESPDTVTIHAATPQFIIGPGGVVNLTGLVSSANTSNGTDETGVSAVQFGNSSTSVLATLAALAEASAPLSNSSETPVVATEEVVTAESVDGAIQQVVSSGGQQVITIVTDGIQLGNLHSIPTSGIGQPIIVTMPDGQQVLTVPATDIAEETVISEEPPVKRQCIEIVENRVESAEIEERETLQKQLDEANREAQKYRQQLLKKEQEAEAYRQKLEAMNRLQTNKEAV
- the GABPB1 gene encoding GA-binding protein subunit beta-1 isoform X6 produces the protein MWKLISSLMSLVDLGKKLLEAARAGQDDEVRILMANGAPFTTDWLGTSPLHLAAQYGHYSTTEVLLRAGVSRDARTKVDRTPLHMAASEGHASIVEVLLKHGADVNAKDMLKMTALHWATEHNHQEVVELLIKYGADVHAQSKFCKTALDIAVDNGNEDLAEILQIAMQNQINTNPESPDTVTIHAATPQFIIGPGGVVNLTDETGVSAVQFGNSSTSVLATLAALAEASAPLSNSSETPVVATEEVVTAESVDGAIQQVVSSGGQQVITIVTDGIQLGNLHSIPTSGIGQPIIVTMPDGQQVLTVPATDIAEETVISEEPPVKRQCIEIVENRVESAEIEERETLQKQLDEANREAQKYRQQLLKKEQEAEAYRQKLEAMNRLQTNKEAV
- the GABPB1 gene encoding GA-binding protein subunit beta-1 isoform X3, with amino-acid sequence MWKLISSLMSLVDLGKKLLEAARAGQDDEVRILMANGAPFTTDWLGTSPLHLAAQYGHYSTTEVLLRAGVSRDARTKVDRTPLHMAASEGHASIVEVLLKHGADVNAKDMLKMTALHWATEHNHQEVVELLIKYGADVHAQSKFCKTALDIAVDNGNEDLAEILQIAMQNQINTNPESPDTVTIHAATPQFIIGPGGVVNLTGLVSSANTSNGTDETGVSAVQFGNSSTSVLATLAALAEASAPLSNSSETPVVATEEVVTAESVDGAIQQVVSSGGQQVITIVTDGIQLGNLHSIPTSGIGQPIIVTMPDGQQVLTVPATDIAEETVISEEPPVKRQCIEIVENRVESAEIEERETLQKQLDEANREAQKYRQQLLKKEQEAEAYRQKLEAMNRLQTNKEAV
- the GABPB1 gene encoding GA-binding protein subunit beta-1 isoform X2; translated protein: MGLKNWWGVHPQRHSDLDRMEPCAARACWASLDWEMSLVDLGKKLLEAARAGQDDEVRILMANGAPFTTDWLGTSPLHLAAQYGHYSTTEVLLRAGVSRDARTKVDRTPLHMAASEGHASIVEVLLKHGADVNAKDMLKMTALHWATEHNHQEVVELLIKYGADVHAQSKFCKTALDIAVDNGNEDLAEILQIAMQNQINTNPESPDTVTIHAATPQFIIGPGGVVNLTDETGVSAVQFGNSSTSVLATLAALAEASAPLSNSSETPVVATEEVVTAESVDGAIQQVVSSGGQQVITIVTDGIQLGNLHSIPTSGIGQPIIVTMPDGQQVLTVPATDIAEETVISEEPPVKRQCIEIVENRVESAEIEERETLQKQLDEANREAQKYRQQLLKKEQEAEAYRQKLEAMNRLQTNKEAV
- the GABPB1 gene encoding GA-binding protein subunit beta-1 isoform X1 encodes the protein MGLKNWWGVHPQRHSDLDRMEPCAARACWASLDWEMSLVDLGKKLLEAARAGQDDEVRILMANGAPFTTDWLGTSPLHLAAQYGHYSTTEVLLRAGVSRDARTKVDRTPLHMAASEGHASIVEVLLKHGADVNAKDMLKMTALHWATEHNHQEVVELLIKYGADVHAQSKFCKTALDIAVDNGNEDLAEILQIAMQNQINTNPESPDTVTIHAATPQFIIGPGGVVNLTGLVSSANTSNGTDETGVSAVQFGNSSTSVLATLAALAEASAPLSNSSETPVVATEEVVTAESVDGAIQQVVSSGGQQVITIVTDGIQLGNLHSIPTSGIGQPIIVTMPDGQQVLTVPATDIAEETVISEEPPVKRQCIEIVENRVESAEIEERETLQKQLDEANREAQKYRQQLLKKEQEAEAYRQKLEAMNRLQTNKEAV
- the GABPB1 gene encoding GA-binding protein subunit beta-1 isoform X5, whose product is MSLVDLGKKLLEAARAGQDDEVRILMANGAPFTTDWLGTSPLHLAAQYGHYSTTEVLLRAGVSRDARTKVDRTPLHMAASEGHASIVEVLLKHGADVNAKDMLKMTALHWATEHNHQEVVELLIKYGADVHAQSKFCKTALDIAVDNGNEDLAEILQIAMQNQINTNPESPDTVTIHAATPQFIIGPGGVVNLTGLVSSANTSNGTDETGVSAVQFGNSSTSVLATLAALAEASAPLSNSSETPVVATEEVVTAESVDGAIQQVVSSGGQQVITIVTDGIQLGNLHSIPTSGIGQPIIVTMPDGQQVLTVPATDIAEETVISEEPPVKRQCIEIVENRVESAEIEERETLQKQLDEANREAQKYRQQLLKKEQEAEAYRQKLEAMNRLQTNKEAV
- the GABPB1 gene encoding GA-binding protein subunit beta-1 isoform X8, which encodes MSLVDLGKKLLEAARAGQDDEVRILMANGAPFTTDWLGTSPLHLAAQYGHYSTTEVLLRAGVSRDARTKVDRTPLHMAASEGHASIVEVLLKHGADVNAKDMLKMTALHWATEHNHQEVVELLIKYGADVHAQSKFCKTALDIAVDNGNEDLAEILQIAMQNQINTNPESPDTVTIHAATPQFIIGPGGVVNLTDETGVSAVQFGNSSTSVLATLAALAEASAPLSNSSETPVVATEEVVTAESVDGAIQQVVSSGGQQVITIVTDGIQLGNLHSIPTSGIGQPIIVTMPDGQQVLTVPATDIAEETVISEEPPVKRQCIEIVENRVESAEIEERETLQKQLDEANREAQKYRQQLLKKEQEAEAYRQKLEAMNRLQTNKEAV